A single genomic interval of Chitinophaga sp. 180180018-3 harbors:
- a CDS encoding sugar phosphate isomerase/epimerase yields MELKTINRRNFLTQSGLAVMGTLLSPPALAALHKPRFKMGLQLYTIREAMERDVTGTLKRVAALGYQDLETYGFDPARVGYYGLSAGDFKQLLKDAGLTTSSGHYDLYKYLNVPEADLLGYVDQCIAGAKQLDQQYITWPWLAPEDRTIDKFKLLSAKLNTIGARVKQAGLRLAYHNHDHEFIDQGGINGYQVIMKETDPDLVKLQIDMYWVVRAAKKQPIEFFKQQPGRFVMWHIKDMDRKTQDYTELGQGAIDYTKILPDFRMAGLEYYFLEQGGNFRTGDAMDSIAENAGFFKSKLRKFL; encoded by the coding sequence ATGGAATTAAAAACTATCAACCGGCGAAATTTTCTGACACAATCAGGTCTTGCCGTTATGGGCACCCTACTCTCCCCACCTGCCCTTGCAGCCCTGCACAAACCCAGGTTTAAAATGGGGCTTCAGCTTTATACTATCCGGGAGGCGATGGAACGCGACGTAACCGGCACTTTAAAAAGAGTGGCGGCCCTGGGATACCAGGATCTGGAAACCTATGGTTTTGATCCGGCCCGTGTTGGGTACTACGGGCTCAGTGCCGGGGATTTTAAGCAGCTGCTGAAAGACGCGGGGCTCACTACCTCAAGCGGGCATTATGATCTTTATAAATACCTTAATGTGCCGGAGGCGGATCTGCTGGGCTATGTGGATCAATGCATAGCGGGTGCGAAACAGCTGGATCAACAGTATATCACCTGGCCCTGGCTGGCGCCGGAAGACAGGACCATTGATAAATTCAAATTGCTGTCGGCTAAGCTTAACACTATTGGTGCACGGGTGAAGCAGGCTGGTTTGCGCCTGGCTTACCACAACCACGATCATGAATTCATTGATCAGGGAGGCATCAATGGCTACCAGGTGATTATGAAAGAAACAGATCCCGACCTTGTGAAGCTGCAGATTGATATGTACTGGGTGGTGCGTGCGGCGAAGAAACAGCCTATAGAATTTTTCAAACAACAGCCCGGCCGTTTTGTGATGTGGCATATTAAGGACATGGATCGTAAAACGCAGGATTATACGGAGCTTGGGCAGGGAGCTATCGACTATACGAAAATACTGCCCGACTTCCGTATGGCAGGACTGGAATACTATTTCCTGGAGCAGGGTGGTAACTTCCGTACGGGAGATGCGATGGATAGTATTGCGGAAAATGCCGGCTTCTTCAAAAGTAAGCTTAGGAAATTCCTGTAG
- a CDS encoding TIM-barrel domain-containing protein, with protein sequence MKRTITVAWLFFLLISNASLAGPPFYSPTKDGVMIFTDPSYTGTTNTVRLYVITDEIIRVVAVPGKEISTAQSLITVDTKRPAPEWKLTASNDVLRLKTKKLTAVIALKTGAVSFLDAKGEKMLAEKTPNGSSFQPAVFDGQRYYQLTRQFEGADDDAWYGLGQHQDGVYNYKGQQVTFFQNNTEVAIPFLVSNKNYGILWDNYSLTTAGDVRPLHPLAALQLFSKNGEQGWLTASYANDAHQPQEIIARRAESDISMEFLGDSKVRLPKEFTPATGMVSWEGSLASDQSGLHQLKFTFGGTLKVWLNGKLVLDHWRKAWNPAPALIPFSFEKNVKVPVKIEWTPESAESYLSLKWQEPLSKEQQRCFGFASEAGRQVDYYFVHGNNIDEVISGYRELTGKAPIVPKWALGFWQSRERYKTQQEILSTVDEFRKRKIPLDNIVLDWSYWREAEWGSQEFDPARFPSPDSMITLLHEKYHTQIMISVWPKFYKNIPAYNEFEKRNWLYKRNIADEQRDWIGNGYVSTFYDAFNEDARRGFWDLLNTKLYAKGIDAWWMDASEPDVLSNVSPGKRKLQMTPTALGSAAEYLNAYPLQNAKGIYEGQRQTSPGKRVFLLTRSGFAGSQRYAASIWSGDIGATWHDMHAQIAAGLNFSLSGLPYWTMDIGGFVVPAKFEKPDTASLEEWRELVTRWTQFGAFVPLFRSHGQYPYREIFNTAPDDHPAYQSFLYYDKLRYRMLPYIYSLAGAAFHENYTMMRGLVMDFAKDTAVLNINDQFMFGPFMLVNPIYQYKQRSREVYLPAGEGWYDLYTGAWNSGGKRINADAPYNRIPLYIKEGAIIPLGPDLQYTSEKPADTTTLYVYTGKNGSFRLYEDDGASYDYEKGQFTVIPIDYNESAGTLTIGDRKGSYSGMLKQRTFRIIRVTRAAPKALDPDGRPDKEISYEGRKLSVKI encoded by the coding sequence ATGAAAAGAACGATTACCGTTGCATGGCTTTTTTTTTTGTTGATCAGCAATGCTTCTTTGGCAGGTCCGCCGTTTTATTCACCAACTAAAGATGGGGTCATGATTTTTACTGACCCCTCTTATACCGGTACAACCAACACCGTCAGGCTGTATGTGATAACAGATGAAATTATCAGGGTAGTGGCAGTACCAGGGAAGGAAATCAGTACTGCTCAAAGTCTGATAACAGTCGATACTAAAAGACCGGCTCCTGAATGGAAACTGACGGCTTCCAACGATGTACTAAGACTAAAGACGAAGAAACTAACCGCCGTTATTGCGCTTAAAACAGGCGCTGTTTCATTCCTGGATGCAAAAGGGGAAAAGATGCTGGCGGAAAAAACGCCCAATGGCAGCAGTTTCCAGCCTGCCGTATTCGATGGCCAGCGCTATTATCAGCTCACCCGGCAGTTCGAAGGGGCTGATGACGACGCCTGGTATGGCCTCGGACAGCATCAGGACGGAGTATATAATTATAAAGGACAACAGGTCACTTTCTTCCAGAATAATACCGAAGTAGCTATCCCTTTCCTGGTGTCCAACAAAAACTATGGCATCCTCTGGGATAATTATTCCCTGACTACGGCCGGAGATGTACGGCCGCTGCACCCGCTTGCTGCCTTACAACTTTTCTCGAAAAATGGCGAGCAGGGCTGGCTGACTGCCTCCTACGCCAATGATGCGCATCAGCCGCAGGAAATTATTGCCCGCCGGGCGGAATCCGATATCAGCATGGAATTCCTGGGTGATTCAAAAGTCAGGCTCCCCAAAGAATTTACGCCCGCTACCGGCATGGTTTCCTGGGAAGGCAGCCTGGCCAGCGATCAGTCAGGCCTGCATCAACTGAAGTTCACCTTCGGAGGAACGCTGAAAGTATGGCTGAACGGAAAGCTGGTACTGGACCATTGGCGAAAGGCATGGAACCCCGCGCCGGCACTCATTCCCTTCAGCTTTGAGAAAAACGTAAAGGTGCCGGTAAAGATTGAATGGACGCCCGAAAGCGCCGAATCCTACCTGTCGCTGAAATGGCAGGAGCCGTTGAGTAAAGAACAACAGCGCTGCTTCGGCTTTGCATCTGAAGCAGGCCGCCAGGTAGATTATTATTTCGTGCATGGCAATAATATAGATGAAGTGATTTCCGGCTACCGGGAGCTCACCGGTAAAGCGCCTATCGTGCCCAAATGGGCATTGGGTTTCTGGCAGAGCCGCGAACGCTACAAAACGCAACAGGAAATCCTTTCCACCGTCGATGAATTCAGGAAAAGAAAAATACCGCTGGATAACATCGTGCTCGACTGGAGCTACTGGCGCGAAGCCGAATGGGGAAGCCAGGAGTTTGATCCGGCGAGGTTTCCGTCGCCCGACAGCATGATTACCCTGCTGCATGAAAAGTATCACACACAGATCATGATATCCGTATGGCCTAAGTTTTACAAAAACATACCGGCCTACAACGAATTTGAGAAGAGAAACTGGCTCTATAAAAGAAATATTGCCGACGAACAGCGCGATTGGATAGGCAACGGCTATGTGTCTACCTTTTATGACGCTTTTAATGAAGATGCCCGCCGGGGATTCTGGGATCTGCTCAACACTAAGCTCTATGCCAAAGGAATTGATGCCTGGTGGATGGATGCCAGTGAACCGGATGTACTGTCGAATGTAAGCCCCGGGAAACGAAAGCTGCAAATGACGCCCACAGCCCTGGGCAGCGCTGCTGAATACCTGAATGCTTATCCCTTGCAAAATGCAAAAGGCATCTACGAAGGACAGCGCCAGACCAGTCCCGGCAAAAGGGTATTCCTGCTCACCCGCTCGGGCTTCGCAGGCTCGCAGCGCTATGCTGCCTCCATCTGGAGTGGCGATATTGGCGCCACCTGGCACGACATGCATGCGCAGATCGCCGCCGGCCTCAATTTCTCCCTGTCTGGTCTTCCTTACTGGACAATGGATATCGGCGGATTTGTGGTACCGGCAAAGTTTGAAAAACCGGATACTGCCAGCCTCGAGGAATGGAGAGAGCTGGTAACCCGCTGGACGCAGTTCGGCGCATTTGTGCCGTTGTTCCGTTCGCACGGGCAATATCCTTACCGCGAAATTTTCAATACCGCTCCGGACGATCACCCGGCGTATCAAAGCTTCCTGTATTACGACAAGCTTCGCTATCGTATGCTACCCTATATCTATTCTTTGGCTGGTGCTGCATTCCATGAAAACTATACCATGATGCGGGGTTTAGTCATGGACTTTGCAAAAGACACCGCTGTGCTGAACATCAACGATCAGTTCATGTTCGGACCGTTCATGCTTGTTAACCCAATTTATCAGTACAAACAACGCAGCAGGGAAGTATATCTGCCTGCCGGAGAAGGTTGGTACGATCTGTACACCGGCGCCTGGAACAGCGGCGGCAAAAGAATAAACGCCGATGCGCCGTATAACCGTATACCACTCTATATAAAAGAAGGCGCCATCATTCCATTGGGGCCCGACCTGCAATACACGTCGGAAAAGCCGGCAGATACGACTACGCTATACGTTTACACCGGTAAGAACGGATCTTTCCGGTTGTACGAAGACGATGGGGCGTCCTATGACTATGAGAAAGGACAGTTTACCGTTATCCCGATCGATTATAATGAAAGCGCCGGAACCCTCACAATAGGCGACCGTAAAGGATCTTACAGCGGCATGCTGAAGCAGCGCACCTTCCGGATCATCCGGGTTACTCGTGCTGCTCCTAAAGCCCTGGATCCTGATGGCCGTCCCGATAAGGAGATTAGCTACGAAGGCAGGAAGTTATCCGTCAAAATATAA